A DNA window from Helianthus annuus cultivar XRQ/B chromosome 15, HanXRQr2.0-SUNRISE, whole genome shotgun sequence contains the following coding sequences:
- the LOC110937083 gene encoding putative F-box protein PP2-B12 produces MTESDNAPSFSDLPEGCVTDILSITSPRDACRAASISKSFHSAADSDAVWDRFLPLDYRQVITRAVSPVDFESKRQLYHRLSESYIILDRGYLGLKLDKESGRKCYMLGTRNLSIAWGGDTRYWEWGHSPKSRFAEVGILRCVWWLDIQGRIASAMLSPKTTYVAYLVFRVTRDSWGLSAAGKTIVTFGGVRNETSNVYLQQPRTRGRPQTQAHTQTPRNDGWMEIKLGEFYYDNGDEGEIEIGFQEHHEYKEGLIVEGIEVRPK; encoded by the exons ATGACTGAATCCGACAACGCCCCTAGTTTCTCGGATCTGCCGGAAGGCTGCGTGACTGACATACTCTCCATCACCTCACCTCGTGATGCCTGCAGAGCTGCTTCGATATCCAAATCATTCCATTCAGCGGCAGATTCTGATGCCGTTTGGGACCGGTTTCTGCCTCTAGATTACCGCCAAGTCATCACGAGAGCAGTTTCTCCTGTAGATTTTGAGTCTAAAAGGCAACTCTACCACCGGTTATCCGAGTCATATATCATCCTTGATCGCGGTTATTTG GGTCTGAAGCTAGACAAGGAGAGTGGGAGAAAATGCTATATGTTGGGGACGAGAAACTTATCAATTGCGTGGGGTGGCGACACTCGTTACTGGGAATGGGGTCATTCACCAAAATCAAG GTTTGCAGAGGTAGGCATACTTAGATGTGTATGGTGGCTTGATATCCAAGGCAGAATAGCAAGTGCAATGTTGTCCCCAAAGACAACATATGTAGCATATCTTGTCTTTCGAGTCACTAGGGATTCGTGGGGACTTTCTGCGGCTGGAAAAACTATAGTTACCTTTGGCGGAGTAAGAAATGAGACATCTAATGTTTATCTTCAACAACCACGGACACGCGGACGGCCACAGACACAGGCACACACTCAGACACCGAGAAACGATGGATGGATGGAGATCAAATTGGGTGAATTTTACTATGATAATGGAGATGAAGGTGAAATTGAGATCGGGTTTCAGGAGCATCATGAATATAAAGAAGGCCTTATTGTGGAAGGTATTGAGGTTCGGCCTAAGTAG
- the LOC110934974 gene encoding putative vesicle-associated membrane protein 726, with amino-acid sequence MSSQGPLIYSFVARETVILAEYTEFTGNFQSIAAQCLQKLPTTNNRFTYNCDDHTFNYLVEQGFTYCVVAVESAGRELPIGFLERIKDDFYNKYGAGKGQTAGAKGLNKEFGSKLKEHMRYCVSHPEEISKIAKVKAQVTEVKGVMMENIEKVLDRGEKIELLVDKSDNLRNQAQDFKKQGTKMKRKMWIHNMKVKLVIFGILIALLLIIILSVCPEFKCN; translated from the exons ATGTCTTCACAAGGACCTCTAATCTATAGTTTTGTCGCTAGAGAGACAGTGATCCTAGCTGAGTACACCGAGTTCACCGGGAATTTTCAAAGCATTGCTGCCCAATGTCTTCAGAAACTCCCCACCACCAACAACCGGTTCACGTATAACTGCGATGATCACACGTTCAACTACCTCGTTGAGCAAGGATTCA CATACTGTGTTGTCGCGGTCGAGTCTGCAGGAAGGGAGCTTCCCATTGGCTTCCTGGAGCGTATTAAGGAtgatttttataataaatatGGGGCAGGCAAAGGCCAAACTGCTGGTGCAAAGGGTCTGAACAAAGAGTTTGG ATCGAAACTGAAAGAGCATATGCGCTACTGTGTCTCTCATCCGGAAGAAATTAGCAAGATTGCTAAGGTCAAGGCTCAAGTTACTGAAGTCAAGGGAGTGATGATGGAGAACATCGAGAAG GTACTTGATCGCGGAGAGAAGATTGAACTACTTGTTGATAAGAGCGACAACCTTCGCAATCAG GCACAAGATTTCAAGAAACAAGGAACCAAGATGAAGAGGAAAATGTGGATTCACAATATGAAGGTGAAACTCGTAATATTTGGTATCCTTATCGCGTTGTTGCTGATCATTATTCTCTCAGTCTGCCCTGAATTCAAATGCAATTAA